Genomic DNA from Pseudomonadota bacterium:
GGGGAAACTCGCGCCATGTGGGATTATTTGTCTTGGGTGCGACCAGCAAACGGACGAGAGTTTTGAAGCTGCAAAAACGCTCGTGAAAATTTGGGAAGGCTTTAACATGCAGGACGTGGGTGTGGCTTTTGGAATGGATCCTGAAGGAGTCGAACGCACGTTGGAAACCCTTAAAAAATATATTACAATTAAAGAGGAAATGGGATCTTGTCCAGGATGTTATGTAGGCGGGAAAGGTCCTTGCGCGATTTGCGCTATTATTAACTGCGCCAAAGCAAAGGGGTACTGGACATGCGCTGAATGTGACGAATATAACCCTGACTCGGAATATCCGTGTCCACATGTAGCCACCAAAGTATCTTCCCCCTTTGACTCTAAAGGCGTAATGTTTGCTTTGGTATGCAAGAGATATAATAAAAACAACATAGAAAACCTAAAAAGATGCCGTGAGATCGGTTATCCGGCTTTT
This window encodes:
- a CDS encoding DUF3795 domain-containing protein; translation: MDLKLLDVKPADLGKLAPCGIICLGCDQQTDESFEAAKTLVKIWEGFNMQDVGVAFGMDPEGVERTLETLKKYITIKEEMGSCPGCYVGGKGPCAICAIINCAKAKGYWTCAECDEYNPDSEYPCPHVATKVSSPFDSKGVMFALVCKRYNKNNIENLKRCREIGYPAFVSECKAEIGNGWRTWQIISKEDVLCK